Sequence from the Thermocoleostomius sinensis A174 genome:
GTGGTTCCACGCTTGCGCGCCATTGTTGAAAATACCGGTCTTAGACGGATCTTTGAAAGCAATCTGAATCACTTCTTCGATCGGTTTATCGGCTAGCTCGCTGTCGGCCGTCATTTTGTTGTAGTTATCAACATAGGCCTTGTGATGCTTGCCATAGTGAAAATCGAGGGTGGCCGCGGACATACCGTTGGGTTCAAGCGCACCAGGATCGTAGGGTAGGGGAGCTTGTGTGTAGGTCATGGTGTTCAATCCTCTCTTAGGTTTTAGCTAGGAATCGAGGGGTGAACGGCAAATATTAGTGTCCGATGCTGGCTAACAGCCTCGGATGGTTTGCAGTTGACTCCTCTGCTCTAACTATTGATAGCATTTTATATCAAAAACCCAGAAATCCAGCGTTTTCCTGTCTACCCCAATGGTTAGAAAAAGGGCAAATTAGGTCGTGCGCCGATAGTAGACATTCATTTTGCAGACCCTCCGGGGTCAGGGGTGGGCAGATACAAACTCCACGTGGTAGCTCCGCGAATGCGGGCATTGTGCAATTGATGCACAATTTCTTGGATTCCTTTTCTATAGCCAAACACGGCAATTTTGATTGACTCTCGACCCGTCAGAGTGTCTCCAGGTTGCCCAAAAAACCTATTTTCGCTGACATTGCTGGCAAATTCCTAAGTTTTCGTCAAAGGAAACCCAGAAGCCTAGTTACCCAACAGGCAACTGAGTCTAGCGACTGTCATTGATCGACGATCATGATCTACGATCGAACACAGCCTTACAGACTGTTTGGGTTTAGGAACCTAATCTGTGGGTCAGTGGTGCTAGCACTTTTTAACTCCACTAGACTTCTGAGCGGACATAGTTGTTACGAGAAAAACCCGTTGATTCGTTTTGTCCTGTTCAAACGGAGTACTGAGTTCGATCAGTTGTGTCAATCGTAAAATGGTTAGTTTAGATCTAAGTCCATGTTAAAAAACTTCGCTCGGCGACTAGCGATCGGTTGCATTACCCTAATTACCCCTTGGTTTCTGTTGTGCGCTCCGGTGATGGCATTGAACTTGAGCAGTGTGGATCATGGGGCGCAAGTGTTCAGCGTTCACTGTGCGGGGTGTCATGTGAATGGTGGTAATATCGTGCGGCGCGGCAAGAACCTGAAGCTGAAAACCCTGCAACGCCATCATATTGATTCCCTAGAGGCAATCGGTGAAATTGTGGCGAATGGTCGCGGCATTATGTCTGCCTATGGCGATCGATTAAGTGAGCAAGAGATTACCGATGTGTCGGCTTATGTGTTACAACAAGCTGAGCAAGGATGGAAAAACAAATAATCTGTATAAAACCAAAGTCTGATCAACTATGGTATTAACTATGGTATTAAAAGCTGCAATATTGCATTCCCTATTGTGGTCTTTGAGTGTTTCCTCGCTGTGGTATAATGCTGAATTTCTCTCAGCTTGACTTTATCCAAAATTAGGTAGATAAGATAGTAGAGCAAGCTGACAGCGTTCCAACAAGCAAGTTGTGTGCTGAGAGACAAATTGCACCCACCGATGATCTATCTTCCGATATCTACCTTCTGTTACTGGTTGCTTATCCCTCCAAATAGGGAAGCAATTATATATGCTAGTACAGCAAGTATTGAAGCTCCTAAAATCGGTAATACTTTACGTCCGATATTAGATAGCACAACTAGAAGTGCAAAAACCGTAATGATTAAAGCTGCAACTCTTGTAGCATGTAAAGGAAACTGAAAAGTAAGTAACAGGACTCCTACTGATAGCAGCAGATTAGACACATGAAAAAGTATGAGTGCAACATTAAACACTGCATGTTTAGTTTTCTTAGTTAAAAAACTGATGGAATTAGCAAAAATACCGGCCGAATAAATATAAAGTCCTGCCGAAAGTAAAACTAAACCTACAACCCAGTCTTTACCACTGTCACTAACAATTGTGCCAGGAGTTAAAGCTAAAACTACTATTGTTATGCTGAAACCGCCTAACACTCCTGCTACTGAGGAAAACGCGGCGGCAGCAGACGATGTATCAGACTCACGGGCAAGAGCCTTTGCCAGCACCAAGATTTCTTCCTCATTGGTCGGGGCAGAAGTATCTGACAAGGTATCGATATTAGAGACGGGAAGTTGTGACTCTTCTTCAGACGCTGAGGATGCAGGTTCATTCATGTTTGTATCACTCTTGTTTCTGAAATTTACTGAAGTCTAACTCAACTCAAATTACTCCGCCAATAGTTCTAAGAGGTTGTTTGAACAGTGAAGATTGCAACAGTCTCTTGGCAGTACCCGCATTTTTTCTTAAGTCAGTAGAAGAAAAGTACGGCTTTGGTGTGACGTTTCTAGAAACTACGGAGAAACGTCAGTATTTCCCGTGCAAAAGACTGTTGATATTACCGATCGCATCTTCATGAAATTTTCACATACTAGGTGAAGTGAATTGAATGGTGCTACTGCTATAGCTCACATAGACAAAGAAAGAGTTGTTCACATTAAAAATAAACACAAGCTGAACAACTGTATGAATGAGTATTAGTCACAACTGAGGTGAATTTCTGCTAATTCAATTTTCGTTTCTTTAAGCTATCCATTGGTGAACTGTGTGAACTCCACTCTGAGCAGTGATTAAGCTCAGTCAGAACGGCTTGGCGATTAATGGTAATTGCCATAAAAACACAATAATTTCCTAGCAAATTGCATACAGGGTTGAATTTCTAATACCTCTATTCTAGGGGGTTTGTGACTTAGAAATCTTGAGCAAAGTGAATACTTTAAACCCATTAGAGATATAGAAATATCTCTAGAATGTTGTCTTACATCTTATTAGTTTATGACTACACATCAGACTGCAAACCGGAATGAAACTGGGCGATCTCTAGGAATTGGTTTAAACGGAATCAGGGCTTGGTCAACTGAATTACCATTCTTAGATGCTTTTCGATCCGCACGATCGTGGTTTACCCATACGCCCACCATTTGGGATACTCGTGAATCTCTCAATTT
This genomic interval carries:
- a CDS encoding c-type cytochrome, which encodes MALNLSSVDHGAQVFSVHCAGCHVNGGNIVRRGKNLKLKTLQRHHIDSLEAIGEIVANGRGIMSAYGDRLSEQEITDVSAYVLQQAEQGWKNK